A region from the Cryptosporangium arvum DSM 44712 genome encodes:
- a CDS encoding response regulator, translating to MISVLLVDDEALVRAGLRLILQTASDVTVVGDAEDGRAAIEAVRRHRPDVVLMDVRMPHLDGVAATAALKAEPHPPAVVVLTTFNTDDDVFRALAAGATGFLLKDTPPTDLLRAVRLAAAGDAMLSPSVTRQVITRFTGDDGSRRREALAELESLTGREREVLVEIGRGAANAEVAARLHMSEATVKSHVTHLFEKLAATNRVQLAIAAFRAGLVD from the coding sequence ATGATCTCGGTGCTGCTCGTCGACGACGAGGCCCTGGTCCGGGCCGGGCTGCGGCTGATCCTCCAGACCGCGAGCGACGTCACGGTGGTCGGCGACGCCGAGGACGGCCGGGCGGCGATCGAGGCGGTCCGCCGGCACCGGCCCGACGTCGTGCTGATGGACGTCCGGATGCCGCACCTGGACGGGGTGGCCGCCACGGCCGCGCTCAAAGCCGAACCGCACCCACCGGCCGTCGTCGTGCTCACCACGTTCAACACCGACGACGACGTGTTCCGCGCGCTCGCCGCCGGAGCGACCGGCTTCCTGCTGAAGGACACCCCGCCCACCGACCTGCTGCGTGCGGTGCGGCTGGCCGCCGCCGGCGACGCGATGCTCTCCCCGAGCGTCACCCGTCAGGTGATCACCCGCTTCACCGGCGACGACGGCTCCCGGCGCCGCGAGGCGCTGGCCGAGCTCGAGAGCCTCACCGGCCGCGAGCGCGAGGTGCTGGTGGAGATCGGGCGGGGCGCCGCCAACGCGGAGGTCGCCGCGCGCCTGCACATGAGCGAGGCGACCGTGAAGAGCCACGTCACGCACCTGTTCGAGAAGCTCGCGGCCACCAACCGCGTCCAGCTGGCGATCGCGGCTTTCCGCGCGGGCCTCGTCGACTGA